CCTAAAAGAAGCATAGGAAAAATAAGTTTCATTAATCCAAAGGTTTCATCAACCCAACCTTGCCTTTCCTCTTTATCAAATAAGCGCTTTGTCACAATACTAACTACAATAATTAACGCTATTAAGATGGTATATTTAACTACCAATTCTACAATCGGCGTGCTTGTAAAAGTTGATTCACTGGTTCCAAAAACTGCTGCTATGGGAGTATTTGATACAAAACTATAATCTAATGTGCCGAAAAATAAAATTCCTATTAACAAGGCAAAGAAACCTGCAACTGCTTTTTTACTCTTTTCTTGTTCTTGTTGCCCACTGAATAAATTGCTATCCTGTTTATGCTCTTCTGGGAAAATTAAAGACATTAGCAATCCTATAACAATTGCAAAAACTACTGCTCCAATTATTCTAGCCAAACCCATCTGCCAGCCAAGAACGGAAGATGTAAGGGTTATGGCAAGTAAGTTAATGGCAGGTCCTGAGTATAAAAAAGCAATAGCCGGACCAAGTCCTGCCCCTCTCTTATAAATTCCTGCAAAAAGAGGAATAATGGTACAAGAACATACAGCCAACAAAATGCCTGATACCGAACCTATAGAATATGAAATATATTTTTTTGTTTGAGCTCCAAAATATTTAAGTACAGCATTTTTTGATAAAAACATAGCAATGGCTCCTGCAATAAAAAATGCCGGTAATATACATGTTAAAAAATGATTAGTCATATAATACCATACCTCGTTAATACCACTTAGAAACCACTCAATAATTAAAGTCATCGTTATTCCTCCTCATAGAATAATCTTTGTAATGCTTTTATTTCTTTTTCTTGTATGTTATCAATAATCTGCAAAAGTGATAATATTTCTTTGTGCTTAATCATGTATATGACTTTAAGTCCGTCTTTTTTGCTAACTAAAATACCCGCCTTTTTTAGCACACCTAAATGCTTTGATAGATTAGATTGCTCACAATCAAGAGCCGGAGCTAACTCACAAACACATTGCTCCCCTTTTAATAATTTTTTCACTACCTTAAGCCTTAGGGGGTGACCCAGTGCTTTTAATAATTGACTTTGAAACTGATTTTTTTCCATTTTTACTTCCCCTTTTTATATGACTATATTACCCTTTAGTCATATATTAGCGCAACAATAATCTAATGTCAACCCTTTACTTTTCACTTAAAAAAAGGTCTTAAACTAAAATAGTCTAAGACCTTGTACTATGATGATATTTTATTTTGTTTCACTAGTTGAGTATACAATTGATAAATTTGCTCTGCGCCGTCATTTGCGTTTTGGGGATGTTTTAAAGGCAGTTGTCTTTTTATCAAAATAGAAAATAGCTGATGAAGTTGTGGCTGCAGAAGTTTAGCTTTATTTAAGACTTCTGATTGTGCAAAAATCTCCTTAGGATTTCCCCTTGCAATCACTTCTCCATCGCTTACTATATATACCTCATCGCTGATGGCAAAAACAGTCTCTACATCATGGGTGGTGGTAATTATAGCTGTATTATACTTCTTATTAAAATAATTAATAATCTTAAGCAAACTTTCTTTGGATTTAGGATCCAAGCCGGTAAAAGGTTCATCTAAAATTAATAGCTTAGGATTCATAACTAATGCTCCAGCTAGCACAACTTTCTTCTTTTCTCCTCCACTTAAGTAGTGGGGAACCTTATGAACAAGGTGAGTAAGTTGTAATTCTTCTAGCACCCAGTTAACTTTCTCTGCAATCTCCGACTCTTTTAAGCCTGCCCCTCTAGGCATCAAAGCTATATCATCATAAACTGTTGGTGCTATAATTTGTTCTTCGGCATTTTGAAAAACCACTCCCACTTTATACCTAAACTGTGAAAACTCTTTACTAGGGGTAAGATCAAAAACCTTTAACTTACCTTTATTTGGTTTTGTTATTCCTACTAAACTTTTTAGCAATGTTGTTTTTCCCGAGCCGTTTGCTCCTAACACTACCACCCGTTGACTTTTTTTAACGGATATTTCTCCGTTAATTTTTACATCAGTTTTGTCTGGGTAAGTAAAATTAAGATCTTTTGCATAAATTAATTGTTCCATTTATATGTCCCCCTACTTATTAAACCCATAAGTAACTAAGGATAAATATTATAGTTAACCCTATAGGGTAAGAATCCCATACACTTACTTTAAAACTCTCTGTTTCTTTTAAAGTACCACAACTATATCCCCTAACTCTCATGGCATCAGCCATATTATGAGCTGAGTCCAAAGCTTTTATAAACGTTATTGCCACTAATGCTCCCATATTTTTCATGTTGGGTATCATTCTTTTTCGATTAAAGCCTCCTTTGAGTTTAAGAACGGTAAAAAGATTGCTAAAAAGATTGTGAAAAATAAAAAACGACCTATATGTGAAGAAAAGCCCGTCTACAAAGAGAGTTGGCAGAATTTTTTGCATAATGGCAAACAAGTTATATAAAGGTGTAGTAGTTATAAAAAATATTAAACTTAGTGCAATTGCACAAGACTTAGAAATAAGCCATAAACTTTGGTTCAGTGGTAATCCAGATATTAAAGTAAAAAGCCCTGTAAAAAAGAAAGGATAAAACAACAATGGCAGCACTTTTAGCAAAGGCACTTTATTTGCCATCATTGTGGCAATTAACATACAAAATATCATCAAAGGATAAATTGTAGACTTTGTAGCTATTAATAGAATTACTGTTATAGTTACAAATAATGCTTTTACAATAGTGCTGCTTAAGCAAAAAGGCGCCTTGTTATTCACTGCTAAGTGATCTAAATTGGCTAAATCCAAAGCTTAACTTCCACCTTTCACTAAATAATCGGGTCTAACTTTTCTTATATACCCTACAATTGCTGTTACTATAAGAACTTCTATTATTATACCAACCATAACTATACCTAATATAGCCACTAGACCTCCATGAAAGTGATTGCCTTCATCTATAGTTTGGGGTTCATGACTACAGGAGCTAAAAGCTTCTGTTAGGTCTTGTCCGGCAAAAGTTAAGGTTATAAGCATTAAAATTACAGATACTATTAACCCCATTGAAACACCTATCGCTATAGCTTTTCTCCAACTAACTTTGGAAAGCATTAAGCTAAACAAATGATAGCCAATTACTAACTCAGCTCCCATTATCATAGTGTTAAGCCCAACTACAGTGATACCTCCATGTCCAAATAGAGCAAGAATGAGATTAACTATAAAAAGTGAAATAAAGCCAAGCTCAGGCCCTAATAACAAAGCTGCTACTAATATTAAGCTCAAGTGAGCAGGAACTGGTCCTAAAGGTATCGACATAGCAATTAGCATAAGAGCAGAAACTACACCTAACTTTGCTAGATTATTATAAAACTTATCTTCCTTTTTGATTACTTTGTAACTTGTAAAAAACAGCAATGACAAAGCTATGATATTTGAACTTATCACAAGCCATATTGCCAGCACACCATCAGTTACATGTAAATGACTCATAGCTTACCTCCT
This genomic interval from Proteinivorax tanatarense contains the following:
- a CDS encoding energy-coupling factor ABC transporter permease — translated: MSHLHVTDGVLAIWLVISSNIIALSLLFFTSYKVIKKEDKFYNNLAKLGVVSALMLIAMSIPLGPVPAHLSLILVAALLLGPELGFISLFIVNLILALFGHGGITVVGLNTMIMGAELVIGYHLFSLMLSKVSWRKAIAIGVSMGLIVSVILMLITLTFAGQDLTEAFSSCSHEPQTIDEGNHFHGGLVAILGIVMVGIIIEVLIVTAIVGYIRKVRPDYLVKGGS
- a CDS encoding ArsR/SmtB family transcription factor encodes the protein MEKNQFQSQLLKALGHPLRLKVVKKLLKGEQCVCELAPALDCEQSNLSKHLGVLKKAGILVSKKDGLKVIYMIKHKEILSLLQIIDNIQEKEIKALQRLFYEEE
- a CDS encoding energy-coupling factor ABC transporter ATP-binding protein, with protein sequence MEQLIYAKDLNFTYPDKTDVKINGEISVKKSQRVVVLGANGSGKTTLLKSLVGITKPNKGKLKVFDLTPSKEFSQFRYKVGVVFQNAEEQIIAPTVYDDIALMPRGAGLKESEIAEKVNWVLEELQLTHLVHKVPHYLSGGEKKKVVLAGALVMNPKLLILDEPFTGLDPKSKESLLKIINYFNKKYNTAIITTTHDVETVFAISDEVYIVSDGEVIARGNPKEIFAQSEVLNKAKLLQPQLHQLFSILIKRQLPLKHPQNANDGAEQIYQLYTQLVKQNKISS
- a CDS encoding energy-coupling factor transporter transmembrane component T, yielding MDLANLDHLAVNNKAPFCLSSTIVKALFVTITVILLIATKSTIYPLMIFCMLIATMMANKVPLLKVLPLLFYPFFFTGLFTLISGLPLNQSLWLISKSCAIALSLIFFITTTPLYNLFAIMQKILPTLFVDGLFFTYRSFFIFHNLFSNLFTVLKLKGGFNRKRMIPNMKNMGALVAITFIKALDSAHNMADAMRVRGYSCGTLKETESFKVSVWDSYPIGLTIIFILSYLWV
- a CDS encoding permease; this translates as MTLIIEWFLSGINEVWYYMTNHFLTCILPAFFIAGAIAMFLSKNAVLKYFGAQTKKYISYSIGSVSGILLAVCSCTIIPLFAGIYKRGAGLGPAIAFLYSGPAINLLAITLTSSVLGWQMGLARIIGAVVFAIVIGLLMSLIFPEEHKQDSNLFSGQQEQEKSKKAVAGFFALLIGILFFGTLDYSFVSNTPIAAVFGTSESTFTSTPIVELVVKYTILIALIIVVSIVTKRLFDKEERQGWVDETFGLMKLIFPMLLLGVFIAGVIKVAIPSEVITSLVGSNSLAANFIAAIFGMLMYFSTLTEIPILESFMDLGMGQGPALSLLLAGPALSLPNLLSIRNVLGTKKTAVYAGLVIVMATIAGMFFGAIVS